A window from Oreochromis aureus strain Israel breed Guangdong linkage group 16, ZZ_aureus, whole genome shotgun sequence encodes these proteins:
- the LOC116316149 gene encoding uncharacterized protein LOC116316149 isoform X2 — protein MIMMFTINQAALLFVQLLVVWHVFAEIAKDDHRTVLVSRGDSVTLTCNISKTNATLITWTNNRSVFQYSIELNRTYSNFSLHRLKINHEFPTKLIIFSGQPEDEGLYTCSITKRRGVNSITWSLTVSENPEEPTSSKYFLYILPPAIGFLLCCITLAVFLYRCCTRTLKHGLHEIRILSFVQYHVQLEGKVVPPQPQRFAVYRTGSTLRHSVQSLAYSVLTRRKSR, from the exons atGATCATGATGTTCACGATAAACCAAGCAGCACTGCTCTTCGTTCAGCTGTTAGTGGTGTGGCATGTCTTTGCAG AGATCGCTAAAGACGACCACAGAACTGTGCTGGTGTCCAGAGGAGACTCAGTGACACTGACTTGCAACATATCCAAGACAAATGCAACACTGATCACCTGGACCAACAACAGATCTGTTTTTCAATATTCCATTGAGCTGAATCGCACCTATTCAAATTTCTCATTGCATAGACTGAAAATAAATCATGAGTTTCCTACAAAGCTAATTATTTTTAGTGGTCAGCCTGAAGATGAAGGACTTTATACATGTAGCATAACAAAGAGACGTGGCGTAAACAGCATTACATGGAGTTTAACTGTGTCTGAGAACCCAGAAG AACCCACTTCATCAAAGTATTTTCTATACATACTCCCACCTGCAATTGGATTCCTTCTTTGTTGCATCACACTGGCTGTCTTCCTCTACAG ATGCTGCACCAGGACCCTGAAACATGGCTTGCATGAGATCAGGATCTTGAGTTTTGTCCAGTATCATGTTCAGCTGGAAGGAAAG GTGGTCCCTCCACAACCTCAAAGATTTGCAGTGTACAGGACAGGAAGCACTTTGAGACACTCAGTCCAATCTTTGGCTTATAGTGTGCTGACAAGAAGAAAGTCCAGATAA
- the LOC116316149 gene encoding uncharacterized protein LOC116316149 isoform X1: MIMMFTINQAALLFVQLLVVWHVFAAIEIAKDDHRTVLVSRGDSVTLTCNISKTNATLITWTNNRSVFQYSIELNRTYSNFSLHRLKINHEFPTKLIIFSGQPEDEGLYTCSITKRRGVNSITWSLTVSENPEEPTSSKYFLYILPPAIGFLLCCITLAVFLYRCCTRTLKHGLHEIRILSFVQYHVQLEGKVVPPQPQRFAVYRTGSTLRHSVQSLAYSVLTRRKSR, translated from the exons atGATCATGATGTTCACGATAAACCAAGCAGCACTGCTCTTCGTTCAGCTGTTAGTGGTGTGGCATGTCTTTGCAG CTATAGAGATCGCTAAAGACGACCACAGAACTGTGCTGGTGTCCAGAGGAGACTCAGTGACACTGACTTGCAACATATCCAAGACAAATGCAACACTGATCACCTGGACCAACAACAGATCTGTTTTTCAATATTCCATTGAGCTGAATCGCACCTATTCAAATTTCTCATTGCATAGACTGAAAATAAATCATGAGTTTCCTACAAAGCTAATTATTTTTAGTGGTCAGCCTGAAGATGAAGGACTTTATACATGTAGCATAACAAAGAGACGTGGCGTAAACAGCATTACATGGAGTTTAACTGTGTCTGAGAACCCAGAAG AACCCACTTCATCAAAGTATTTTCTATACATACTCCCACCTGCAATTGGATTCCTTCTTTGTTGCATCACACTGGCTGTCTTCCTCTACAG ATGCTGCACCAGGACCCTGAAACATGGCTTGCATGAGATCAGGATCTTGAGTTTTGTCCAGTATCATGTTCAGCTGGAAGGAAAG GTGGTCCCTCCACAACCTCAAAGATTTGCAGTGTACAGGACAGGAAGCACTTTGAGACACTCAGTCCAATCTTTGGCTTATAGTGTGCTGACAAGAAGAAAGTCCAGATAA